A genomic region of Kribbella sp. NBC_00382 contains the following coding sequences:
- a CDS encoding glucarate dehydratase family protein, with translation MKITDVVITPIAMKDPPLRNIQGLHQPYALRSILQVRTDEGLTGLGETYGDLAVLTKLRQVAPRLAGLDPFDLNGLERIVSEALGSAAGLANHGLVGEASDEKTLATVLSAFEIACWDLQGKALGRPLVELLGGQVRDAVPYSGYLFFKPATHTPPPDYEPDSWGEAMDASGIVSQARRLVSEYGFKSLKLKGGVLPPLEEAEVILALREVFPDHPLRLDPNAGWTVETSVAVGKKLDGVLEYLEDPTATIDGMAAVAREVSMPLATNMCVTAFSHLPPAIRVDAVQVILSDHHFWGGLRRSRELAAICRTFGIGLSMHSNSHLGISLAAMTHLAGATPELTYDCDTHYPYLVEDVVEPGVLNFADGAVKVPTGPGLGVELDLDSLGRLAEQYEKCGFDTRDDVTPMRAIQPDWNPAIPRW, from the coding sequence ATGAAGATCACCGATGTCGTCATCACGCCGATCGCCATGAAGGACCCGCCACTGCGCAACATCCAGGGCCTGCACCAGCCCTACGCGCTGCGCTCGATCCTGCAGGTCCGTACCGACGAAGGCCTCACCGGACTCGGCGAGACATACGGCGATCTGGCGGTACTGACCAAGCTGCGCCAGGTGGCGCCCCGACTGGCCGGGCTGGACCCCTTCGACCTCAACGGGCTGGAGCGGATCGTCAGCGAGGCGCTCGGTTCGGCCGCCGGACTAGCGAACCACGGGCTGGTAGGCGAGGCGAGTGACGAGAAGACGCTCGCGACAGTGTTGTCGGCCTTCGAGATCGCCTGCTGGGATCTGCAGGGCAAGGCACTCGGCCGCCCGCTGGTGGAGTTGCTCGGCGGGCAAGTGCGCGACGCCGTACCGTACAGCGGCTATCTGTTCTTCAAGCCCGCCACGCACACTCCGCCGCCGGACTACGAGCCGGACAGTTGGGGTGAGGCGATGGATGCTTCAGGCATCGTTTCCCAGGCTCGCCGGCTGGTCTCGGAGTACGGCTTCAAGTCGCTGAAGCTCAAGGGCGGTGTGCTCCCGCCTCTTGAGGAGGCCGAGGTCATCCTCGCACTGCGCGAGGTCTTCCCGGATCATCCGCTACGCCTGGATCCCAACGCAGGTTGGACTGTGGAGACCAGTGTTGCCGTCGGCAAGAAGCTTGATGGCGTACTGGAGTATCTCGAGGATCCGACCGCGACGATCGACGGTATGGCCGCGGTGGCGCGCGAGGTTTCGATGCCGCTGGCCACCAACATGTGCGTGACCGCCTTCAGTCATCTGCCGCCGGCGATCCGGGTCGACGCCGTCCAGGTGATCCTGTCCGACCATCACTTCTGGGGTGGACTGCGCCGGTCGCGCGAGCTGGCCGCGATCTGCCGGACCTTCGGGATCGGCCTGTCGATGCACTCGAACTCGCATCTCGGCATCAGCCTCGCCGCAATGACCCACCTGGCCGGCGCGACACCGGAGCTGACCTACGACTGCGACACGCACTACCCGTATCTGGTGGAGGATGTCGTCGAGCCTGGGGTGCTGAACTTCGCGGACGGTGCCGTGAAGGTGCCGACCGGACCGGGGCTGGGGGTCGAGCTGGATCTGGATTCGCTGGGCCGGCTCGCTGAGCAGTATGAGAAGTGTGGTTTCGACACTCGGGACGACGTCACGCCGATGCGTGCGATCCAGCCGGATTGGAATCCGGCCATTCCGAGATGGTAG
- a CDS encoding ornithine cyclodeaminase family protein, with product MTDGIWLRFLSGPEIDSLGLTRLEIVDAVEAAVRDHGEGETSFEPRVHLMPDNGGIGHFNVLRGHLNRLGEHGISGVKVVGDFVPNYQVGLPSELAMATLFDPTTGVPLAVLDATMITAARTGAMTTVGARYLARRDSKVLAHAGARGTAWWNVTMLDDLFDLDEIRVTSRRPESREKFAAELSSELSTPVRVFATAEEAFDGADVIVEATRLMEPEPLLRTAAVRPGAFVVPYGTVSAVELDLLDVMDKVVVDDWREAQSGTFGALRRHVDTGRLSPETLYAELGQIVAGHKPGRESDAERNLFWHRGLSLLDVAIAHLILRRAESADVGTMLRFH from the coding sequence ATGACTGATGGCATCTGGCTGCGCTTCCTGTCCGGTCCCGAGATCGACTCGCTCGGGCTGACCCGGCTGGAGATCGTCGACGCGGTCGAGGCGGCCGTGCGCGATCACGGCGAGGGCGAGACGAGCTTCGAGCCGCGGGTGCATCTGATGCCGGACAACGGCGGGATCGGGCACTTCAACGTGCTGCGCGGGCACCTCAATCGGCTTGGTGAGCACGGCATCAGCGGGGTGAAGGTGGTCGGCGACTTCGTGCCGAACTACCAGGTCGGGTTGCCGAGCGAGCTGGCGATGGCGACGCTGTTCGATCCGACTACCGGCGTACCGCTGGCGGTGCTGGACGCGACGATGATCACGGCCGCGCGGACCGGCGCGATGACGACGGTGGGTGCGCGGTACCTGGCCCGGCGGGACAGCAAGGTGCTGGCGCATGCCGGCGCTCGCGGTACTGCGTGGTGGAACGTCACGATGCTCGACGACCTCTTCGACCTGGACGAGATCCGGGTGACGTCGCGGCGGCCGGAGTCGCGGGAGAAGTTCGCGGCGGAGTTGTCATCGGAGCTCTCCACGCCGGTACGGGTCTTCGCGACCGCGGAGGAGGCGTTCGACGGCGCCGACGTGATCGTCGAGGCGACGAGGCTAATGGAGCCCGAGCCGCTGCTCCGTACTGCTGCGGTGCGCCCCGGCGCCTTCGTCGTCCCCTACGGAACGGTCAGCGCCGTCGAGCTAGACCTGCTGGACGTGATGGACAAGGTGGTCGTCGACGACTGGCGCGAGGCCCAATCCGGTACCTTCGGCGCCCTCCGCCGGCACGTCGACACCGGCCGCCTGTCACCTGAGACCCTGTACGCCGAACTAGGTCAGATCGTCGCCGGCCACAAACCCGGCCGCGAATCCGATGCCGAACGCAACCTCTTCTGGCACCGAGGTCTGTCCCTCTTGGACGTAGCCATCGCCCACCTGATCCTCCGCCGAGCCGAGTCAGCCGACGTCGGCACGATGCTCAGATTCCACTGA
- a CDS encoding polysaccharide lyase family 7 protein, whose product MRGIRPLALVSTVVASAALLTAGAASAVQAACTYPAQVLDLTRWKVQLPIDDPAQSGTQVLQVTRPRLNTYVLSPWFKPTTSCEGVQFRNAVNGVKTPNTTYARSELREMKTDGTTEAIWSSNVGTHTMVIDEAINHLPNTKPQVVSGQIHDGNDRSTFRLDGKALYVTRDNDTHYKLVNSNYVLGTRFQAKFVVSNGSIKAYYNGVLQTTIPVIFTTGYFKAGVYTQANCDNSTPCNTTNYGQTTIYGLSVSHS is encoded by the coding sequence ATGCGTGGTATCCGCCCCCTTGCTCTTGTGTCCACTGTCGTCGCGAGCGCTGCCCTGCTGACCGCCGGCGCGGCGTCCGCAGTACAGGCTGCTTGTACTTATCCGGCGCAGGTTCTGGATCTGACGCGCTGGAAGGTGCAGTTGCCGATCGACGACCCGGCGCAGTCCGGTACCCAGGTGCTGCAGGTGACCCGGCCGCGGCTGAACACCTATGTGCTGTCGCCGTGGTTCAAGCCGACGACGTCGTGTGAAGGTGTGCAGTTCCGCAATGCGGTGAACGGTGTGAAGACGCCGAACACCACCTACGCGCGCTCCGAGCTGCGCGAGATGAAGACCGACGGCACCACCGAGGCGATCTGGTCGTCGAACGTGGGCACGCACACGATGGTGATCGACGAAGCGATCAACCACCTGCCGAACACCAAGCCGCAGGTGGTCTCCGGCCAGATCCACGACGGCAACGACCGCTCCACCTTCCGCCTCGACGGCAAGGCGCTGTACGTCACCCGCGACAACGACACCCACTACAAACTCGTCAACAGCAACTATGTCCTCGGCACCCGCTTCCAGGCGAAGTTCGTGGTCAGCAACGGCTCGATCAAGGCCTACTACAACGGCGTCCTGCAAACGACGATCCCCGTCATCTTCACCACCGGCTACTTCAAGGCGGGCGTCTACACCCAAGCCAACTGCGACAACTCCACCCCCTGCAACACCACCAACTACGGCCAAACCACCATCTACGGCCTGTCGGTAAGCCACAGCTAA
- a CDS encoding hydroxyacid dehydrogenase, whose amino-acid sequence MLNGLYVMDLARFPDVYGDQERAALEKQIRIVAPPLASAELTPSLLADVDVIVTAWGGPRLTPELLEAAPRLALVLYGAGSVRSIVTPESWARDVRVTTANSVIAASVAEFTLAQVLYALKHGWRYVLGARFGARSLPRATNEPGAAGSVVGLMSLGATGQATARLLARHDLVLQAYDPYVNPAVASALGVRLVSLEELFATSDVVSLHAPVLDETREVVSTALLSSMKHDATLINTARGALIDEDALVAVLRERADLFAVLDVTDPEPPLPGSPLFSAANIVVTPHLAGTLNTERRRQGQLMASELASYVAGEPLEHEIFEAGQAKSA is encoded by the coding sequence ATGCTCAACGGGCTTTATGTGATGGACCTCGCTCGCTTTCCTGATGTCTATGGCGACCAGGAACGTGCCGCTCTTGAGAAGCAGATCCGGATCGTCGCCCCACCGCTCGCTTCGGCTGAGCTGACGCCATCGTTGCTGGCCGACGTTGACGTGATCGTCACCGCTTGGGGCGGGCCGCGGCTCACGCCTGAGTTGCTGGAGGCCGCGCCGCGGCTCGCCTTGGTGTTGTACGGCGCCGGGTCGGTGCGGTCGATCGTCACGCCTGAGTCGTGGGCGCGAGATGTCCGGGTGACGACGGCCAACTCGGTCATCGCTGCGTCGGTTGCCGAGTTCACGCTTGCTCAGGTGCTCTACGCGTTGAAGCACGGCTGGCGGTATGTGCTGGGTGCTCGCTTCGGCGCCAGGTCATTGCCTAGGGCGACGAATGAGCCGGGTGCGGCAGGGTCGGTGGTCGGGTTGATGTCGCTCGGGGCGACCGGGCAGGCGACTGCGCGGCTGCTGGCTCGGCATGACCTCGTTTTGCAGGCCTATGACCCGTATGTCAACCCTGCTGTCGCGTCGGCTCTGGGTGTTCGGCTGGTGTCGCTGGAGGAGCTGTTCGCTACCTCCGATGTGGTCTCCCTGCATGCGCCGGTGCTGGACGAGACGCGCGAGGTGGTCAGTACTGCGCTGCTGTCGTCGATGAAGCACGATGCGACGTTGATCAATACCGCGCGGGGAGCGTTGATCGACGAGGATGCTTTGGTCGCGGTGTTGCGGGAGCGCGCGGATCTTTTCGCCGTACTGGACGTGACGGATCCGGAGCCGCCGTTGCCGGGGTCGCCGTTGTTCTCGGCGGCGAACATCGTGGTGACGCCTCACCTGGCCGGCACGCTGAACACCGAGCGTCGGCGGCAGGGGCAGTTGATGGCTTCGGAGCTGGCGAGTTATGTCGCCGGTGAGCCGTTGGAGCACGAGATCTTCGAGGCTGGGCAGGCGAAGTCCGCATGA
- a CDS encoding dihydrofolate reductase family protein, whose protein sequence is MRELTVDMFSTLDGYGGGGPQSAPYWGYGGPGLDAWIERQLATEHVMVMGATTYRTMAEIVQQDEDPSFARMAELPKVVFSKTLTAPLSWPNTTVISEPIETAIPELKALDDLPMRTIGSATLIRSLFEHDLVDRVRVMVFPTLHGSTGEGPVFAGLPDVTLDLVGTETVDDRLVLLDYRVGKRL, encoded by the coding sequence ATGCGGGAACTGACGGTCGACATGTTCAGCACCCTGGACGGGTACGGCGGCGGCGGGCCGCAGTCGGCACCGTACTGGGGGTATGGCGGCCCGGGACTGGACGCGTGGATCGAGCGGCAACTCGCGACCGAGCACGTCATGGTGATGGGTGCCACGACGTACCGGACGATGGCCGAGATCGTTCAGCAGGACGAGGATCCGAGCTTCGCGCGGATGGCCGAGCTGCCCAAGGTGGTCTTCTCCAAGACGCTGACCGCACCGCTCAGTTGGCCGAACACGACGGTGATCAGCGAGCCGATCGAGACCGCGATCCCCGAGTTGAAGGCGCTCGATGACCTGCCGATGCGCACGATCGGTAGTGCCACGCTGATCCGCAGCCTGTTCGAGCACGACCTGGTCGACCGCGTCCGGGTGATGGTCTTCCCGACGCTGCACGGCAGTACCGGCGAAGGTCCGGTCTTCGCGGGCCTCCCCGACGTGACGCTGGACCTGGTCGGCACCGAAACCGTCGACGACCGCCTGGTCCTGCTCGACTACCGCGTCGGGAAGCGCCTCTAG
- a CDS encoding 5-dehydro-4-deoxyglucarate dehydratase yields MQLDRLSSFPVTAFDADGALALGAYREHLRHQIDARPAALFAACGTGEFFSLTLDEYAAAVRAAVEEAAGALPVFAGTGYGTAIARQYAAAAREAGADGLLVLPPYLIKPSQQGLLDHFRGLAATAGLPLIAYQRDNAIFTADSAAELARIPGVIGFKDGFGDLDLLQRIMAAAPNLTYFNGLPTAEVTARSYAAIGVKAYSSAVHCFAPEIAHAYEAGLDELLAAFYLPLVKLRDKGAGYAVSLVKAAVRRRLTDVGSVRSPLTDPLPEHLEELDHLLEQGLTLVRKKAVA; encoded by the coding sequence ATGCAGCTCGACCGACTCTCGTCGTTCCCCGTCACCGCCTTCGACGCCGACGGAGCACTCGCGCTCGGCGCCTACCGCGAGCATCTGCGGCACCAGATCGACGCGCGGCCGGCCGCGCTCTTCGCCGCCTGCGGGACCGGTGAGTTCTTCTCGCTCACCCTCGACGAGTACGCCGCCGCGGTCCGCGCCGCAGTAGAAGAGGCAGCCGGCGCGCTGCCCGTCTTCGCCGGTACCGGCTACGGAACCGCGATAGCCCGCCAGTACGCCGCTGCCGCACGCGAAGCAGGTGCGGACGGCCTGCTCGTCTTACCGCCGTATCTGATCAAGCCGTCACAGCAGGGACTGCTCGACCATTTCCGCGGCCTCGCGGCGACGGCCGGCCTGCCATTGATCGCCTATCAGCGCGACAACGCGATCTTCACCGCCGACAGCGCGGCCGAGCTTGCCCGGATCCCCGGCGTGATCGGCTTCAAGGACGGCTTCGGCGACCTCGACCTGCTGCAGCGGATCATGGCGGCCGCGCCGAACCTGACCTATTTCAACGGGCTTCCGACGGCCGAGGTGACCGCACGCTCGTACGCCGCGATCGGCGTGAAGGCCTATTCGTCGGCCGTGCACTGTTTCGCCCCGGAGATCGCGCATGCCTATGAGGCAGGTCTCGACGAGCTGCTAGCCGCCTTCTACCTTCCCCTGGTCAAGCTGCGGGACAAGGGTGCCGGGTACGCCGTTTCGCTGGTCAAGGCCGCCGTCCGGAGGCGCTTGACCGACGTCGGCTCGGTCCGGTCGCCGCTGACGGATCCGCTACCCGAACACCTGGAAGAGTTGGATCACCTGCTGGAGCAAGGTCTGACGCTCGTCCGGAAGAAGGCTGTCGCATGA
- a CDS encoding D-2-hydroxyacid dehydrogenase: MSPTLVMVPPQRDSTADWAERLMSSVPGLTVLRPNVEDAAEALRTADAAYGVLPVELLAATTRLRWLQAQQAGPPPGFYYPELVAHPVVVTNMRDTYTDHVATHTMALVLALCRGLPRYVRDQQAAVWNPDWDPEAIVSLSEATALVVGVGALGTEIGRLLHAFGARVTGIDVRPGDRPGFAEVLPVEALDEQLPGADLVILTVPHTPDTEGMIDAQRLKLFKASAFFVNVGRGPTVQLDALDAALSAGQLRGAALDVFEVEPLPAGHPLWRRPEVLISPHVAGVGPHEAERRFAVLLENARRFVAGDPLINVVDKSKWF; this comes from the coding sequence ATGAGTCCGACCTTGGTGATGGTGCCGCCGCAGCGAGACAGTACTGCGGACTGGGCCGAGCGGCTGATGTCATCGGTGCCTGGGCTGACGGTGTTGCGGCCTAACGTGGAGGACGCGGCTGAGGCGCTGCGGACGGCGGATGCGGCGTACGGCGTACTGCCCGTTGAGTTGCTGGCGGCAACCACTCGGCTGAGGTGGTTGCAGGCGCAGCAGGCTGGGCCGCCGCCTGGGTTCTACTATCCGGAGCTGGTCGCGCATCCGGTGGTCGTCACAAACATGCGCGATACGTACACCGATCACGTCGCGACGCACACGATGGCCTTGGTACTGGCGTTGTGCCGTGGATTGCCACGCTATGTCCGCGATCAACAGGCTGCTGTGTGGAATCCAGACTGGGATCCGGAGGCGATCGTCTCCTTGTCGGAGGCGACGGCTCTGGTTGTCGGGGTCGGTGCTCTGGGCACTGAGATCGGGCGGCTGCTTCACGCCTTCGGCGCTCGGGTGACCGGGATCGATGTGCGTCCCGGTGATCGGCCTGGGTTTGCTGAGGTGCTGCCGGTTGAGGCGTTGGATGAGCAGTTACCTGGTGCCGACTTGGTGATCCTGACTGTGCCGCACACGCCGGATACCGAGGGGATGATCGACGCGCAGCGGCTCAAGCTGTTCAAGGCGTCGGCGTTCTTCGTCAACGTGGGTCGCGGGCCGACCGTTCAGCTCGACGCGCTCGATGCGGCGCTGTCGGCTGGTCAGTTGCGTGGGGCGGCGCTTGACGTGTTCGAGGTCGAGCCGTTGCCGGCGGGGCATCCGTTGTGGCGGCGTCCCGAAGTACTGATCTCTCCGCATGTCGCTGGAGTCGGGCCTCATGAGGCGGAGCGGCGGTTCGCCGTACTGCTGGAGAACGCCCGGCGGTTTGTTGCCGGTGACCCCTTGATCAATGTCGTCGACAAGTCGAAGTGGTTCTGA
- a CDS encoding YsnF/AvaK domain-containing protein, producing the protein MSTTQELERAMGQDVYDVEGHKVGTASHLYASDVSGAPEWVTVKTGLFGSKESFVPLTGAHTEQDGLHVGAHKDVIKDAPRIDDNGHLSEAEAAELYRHYNLQTGTPGMNGQPGMDGQNAKHAQGKDSMGKDARQGMAGQESMIRSEEQLRAGTETVETGRVRLQKHVVTEEQQITVPVSHEEVRVVREPMTGTEPGTGKIQEDEREVVLHEERPVVAKETVAVERVGLETETVHEETQIKDTVRKEQIEVDDTTNPRKH; encoded by the coding sequence ATGAGCACCACGCAGGAGCTGGAACGGGCGATGGGGCAGGACGTATATGACGTCGAGGGCCACAAGGTCGGCACGGCGTCCCACCTCTACGCCTCCGATGTGTCCGGGGCGCCCGAGTGGGTGACGGTGAAGACCGGGCTGTTCGGCAGCAAGGAATCCTTTGTCCCGTTGACGGGTGCGCACACCGAGCAGGACGGGCTGCACGTCGGCGCCCACAAGGACGTGATCAAGGACGCCCCGCGGATCGACGACAACGGGCACCTGTCCGAGGCGGAGGCCGCTGAGCTCTACCGCCACTACAACCTGCAGACCGGTACGCCGGGCATGAACGGCCAGCCGGGGATGGACGGGCAGAACGCGAAGCATGCCCAGGGCAAGGACAGCATGGGCAAGGATGCACGGCAGGGTATGGCCGGTCAGGAGTCGATGATCCGGTCCGAGGAGCAGTTGCGCGCGGGCACCGAGACGGTTGAGACCGGTCGGGTGCGGTTGCAGAAGCATGTGGTGACCGAGGAGCAGCAGATCACTGTCCCGGTCAGCCATGAGGAGGTTCGCGTGGTCCGGGAGCCGATGACCGGCACTGAGCCTGGTACCGGCAAGATCCAGGAGGACGAGCGCGAGGTGGTCCTGCACGAGGAACGCCCGGTCGTCGCCAAGGAGACGGTCGCCGTCGAGCGCGTCGGCCTGGAGACCGAGACGGTCCACGAGGAGACGCAGATCAAGGACACCGTCCGCAAGGAACAGATCGAAGTAGACGACACCACCAACCCCCGCAAGCACTAA
- a CDS encoding FMN-binding negative transcriptional regulator, which translates to MYVPKHFAADESAVRDLLVGHGAGDLITSTADGLLATLLPFIYDPSVGEQGALLGHLARNNPQWKTPVLGEALAIITGPDAYISPSAYASKQENGRVVPTWNYVIAHVYGELVIHDDPAWLDGLVRRLTEKHEAQFAEQWSVDDAPEAYVSGQLRAIVGVELVISRIEAKAKLSQNRSGADIDGVVSSLEARGDLASAEAVRAAKPEK; encoded by the coding sequence ATGTACGTTCCCAAGCATTTCGCGGCGGACGAGTCCGCAGTACGGGATCTGCTGGTGGGTCATGGCGCCGGCGACCTGATCACCAGTACTGCGGACGGCCTGCTGGCGACGTTGTTGCCGTTCATCTACGACCCCTCCGTCGGTGAGCAGGGCGCGTTGCTCGGGCATCTCGCGCGCAACAACCCGCAGTGGAAGACGCCGGTACTAGGGGAGGCGCTGGCCATCATCACCGGGCCGGACGCGTACATCTCGCCCTCGGCGTATGCCTCGAAACAGGAGAACGGGCGGGTCGTACCGACCTGGAACTACGTGATAGCCCACGTCTATGGCGAGCTGGTGATTCACGACGATCCGGCATGGCTGGATGGGCTCGTCCGGCGGCTGACCGAGAAGCACGAGGCCCAGTTCGCCGAGCAGTGGTCGGTGGACGATGCGCCGGAGGCGTATGTCAGCGGGCAGTTGCGCGCGATCGTAGGCGTCGAGCTGGTGATCAGCCGGATCGAGGCGAAGGCGAAACTCAGCCAGAACCGGTCCGGCGCCGATATCGACGGGGTGGTTTCCTCGCTCGAGGCGCGGGGCGACCTGGCGTCCGCTGAGGCGGTCCGCGCGGCGAAGCCGGAGAAATAA
- a CDS encoding LacI family DNA-binding transcriptional regulator, protein MQNRPGRAPRITISDVSTAANVSAATVSRVLNGTAKVDPQLVERVHDAVRELGYRPNAAAQGLARGEWGTIGVLVPDLANPYFPEVLKAVSAVARAHGRRMMVMESDEDPALEYELVEDLMRCCDGVLLASPRMPRAELVELLGRDHPMVLFNRVVAGARVPSISVDFTAGMTQVCGHLAQLGHRRAAYLGGPPASWGNDERVRAFEAARAFGLEVTVVECGGSTSQAGYDAVAAVLKSDATAVLAYNDLVALGAIARLRELGVGVPDELSVIGFDDISLDRVAHSNLTTASVPRDECGRRAGEMLERLLVNDYDDEPLYLPMTLQIRDTSGPPAVR, encoded by the coding sequence GTGCAGAACCGCCCGGGCCGCGCCCCGCGGATCACGATCAGCGACGTCAGTACGGCGGCCAACGTCTCGGCCGCGACCGTCTCGCGCGTCCTGAACGGCACCGCCAAGGTCGATCCGCAGCTCGTCGAGCGCGTGCACGACGCCGTCCGCGAGCTCGGCTACCGCCCGAACGCCGCCGCCCAAGGTCTGGCCCGCGGCGAGTGGGGCACCATCGGCGTCCTCGTCCCGGACCTCGCGAACCCGTACTTCCCTGAGGTACTCAAGGCCGTCTCGGCCGTCGCCCGCGCCCACGGCCGCCGGATGATGGTGATGGAGTCCGACGAGGATCCCGCGCTCGAGTACGAGCTGGTCGAGGACCTGATGCGCTGCTGCGACGGCGTACTGCTCGCCTCGCCACGGATGCCACGCGCAGAGCTGGTCGAGCTGCTCGGCCGCGACCATCCGATGGTGCTGTTCAACCGGGTGGTCGCCGGTGCGCGAGTGCCGTCCATCTCGGTCGACTTCACCGCTGGGATGACCCAGGTCTGTGGACATCTCGCGCAGCTCGGGCACCGACGGGCGGCGTATCTGGGCGGACCGCCGGCCTCATGGGGCAACGACGAGCGTGTCCGCGCCTTCGAGGCCGCCCGAGCATTCGGGCTTGAGGTGACGGTGGTCGAGTGCGGCGGGTCCACCAGCCAGGCCGGGTACGACGCGGTCGCGGCGGTGCTCAAATCGGACGCGACGGCGGTACTGGCCTACAACGATCTCGTCGCGCTCGGGGCGATCGCGCGACTGCGGGAGCTGGGCGTCGGCGTACCGGATGAGCTGTCGGTGATCGGGTTCGACGACATCTCGCTGGATCGGGTCGCGCACTCGAATCTGACCACCGCGTCGGTACCGCGGGACGAGTGCGGGCGACGGGCCGGGGAGATGCTGGAACGGTTGCTGGTCAACGACTACGACGACGAGCCGTTGTACCTGCCGATGACGCTGCAGATCCGCGACACGAGCGGTCCGCCCGCCGTACGGTAG
- a CDS encoding aromatic amino acid lyase, translating into MLIDSAADLTLDHVLSSDPLELSPDLLTRLATTREAVLTALATGAPVYGVNTGMGAMSKIRLTSDEQSIHQHNLLLARAAGGAPWLPPLEARAVVIARLKTLLTGDAGVSPELCQQLVALLNSGLVPAIPSSGAGSAGEIIPLAHAFGPLVGIGSLLEGGAVVPAEGKLPAFELGSKEGISLLAGIPGATGRAWLQVGIAWQLVEKLTLVAAGAIAVVGANRDPYNVLCGRGDELLAGELARVLDAAGPEEEPRSLQAPVSFRVVGQVNAQVRRAVGRLEEAVERGFVGVTDSPAFIGGEFVGTAGFHGIDLAAHCDQLVAALAHAAEVSTARIHRLLDPAVTGLPAQLAAEPGPQAGLVTVHKRAVATSHYLRRLAMPSAVGALETSNGQEDVQSFSWEAVGVLAEAVRLTREVTACELLAVHQAFALSKRPVPEGLQGLLGEVANVVPPIVADRPFGVDIANLLEHIV; encoded by the coding sequence ATGCTGATCGATTCGGCCGCCGACCTCACTCTCGACCACGTCCTGTCCTCCGATCCTCTGGAACTCTCACCCGACCTCCTCACCCGCCTCGCCACCACCCGCGAAGCAGTCCTCACGGCCCTGGCGACCGGCGCCCCCGTCTACGGCGTCAACACCGGCATGGGCGCCATGAGCAAAATCCGCCTCACCTCCGACGAACAAAGCATCCACCAACACAACCTCCTCCTAGCCCGAGCCGCCGGCGGCGCCCCCTGGCTGCCCCCACTCGAGGCACGAGCCGTAGTAATCGCCCGCCTGAAAACCCTCCTGACCGGCGACGCCGGCGTCTCTCCTGAGCTGTGCCAACAACTAGTAGCCCTGCTGAACAGCGGCCTGGTTCCCGCCATCCCCTCCTCCGGCGCCGGCTCAGCCGGCGAAATCATCCCCCTAGCCCACGCCTTCGGCCCGTTGGTCGGCATCGGCTCACTGCTTGAGGGCGGCGCCGTAGTACCGGCAGAGGGAAAGCTGCCTGCGTTTGAGCTTGGGTCAAAGGAAGGGATCTCTTTGCTGGCTGGGATTCCGGGGGCTACTGGAAGGGCTTGGTTGCAGGTTGGGATTGCCTGGCAGCTTGTGGAGAAGCTGACCCTGGTTGCTGCTGGGGCGATTGCGGTGGTGGGGGCCAACCGCGATCCGTACAACGTCTTGTGTGGAAGGGGGGATGAGCTGCTGGCTGGAGAGTTGGCGCGGGTGCTGGATGCGGCTGGGCCTGAGGAGGAGCCGCGGAGTTTGCAGGCGCCGGTTTCGTTTCGGGTGGTGGGGCAGGTTAATGCGCAGGTGCGGCGGGCGGTTGGGCGGCTGGAGGAGGCTGTGGAGCGGGGGTTTGTGGGGGTGACGGACTCGCCGGCGTTTATTGGTGGGGAGTTTGTTGGTACTGCGGGATTCCATGGGATTGATCTGGCGGCGCACTGCGACCAGCTGGTGGCCGCGTTGGCGCATGCGGCTGAGGTTTCGACGGCTCGGATTCATCGGTTGCTGGATCCGGCGGTGACCGGGTTGCCGGCGCAGTTGGCGGCTGAGCCGGGGCCGCAAGCTGGGTTGGTGACTGTGCACAAGAGAGCCGTTGCCACCAGCCACTATCTGCGCAGGCTGGCGATGCCGTCGGCGGTTGGTGCGCTCGAGACGTCCAACGGGCAGGAGGATGTGCAGAGCTTCAGTTGGGAGGCGGTCGGCGTACTCGCTGAAGCGGTTCGGTTGACGCGTGAGGTGACGGCGTGCGAGTTGCTCGCGGTGCATCAGGCCTTCGCGTTGTCGAAACGTCCTGTCCCAGAAGGGTTACAGGGTCTTCTCGGTGAGGTCGCGAACGTAGTACCGCCGATCGTCGCTGACCGCCCGTTCGGCGTTGATATCGCCAACCTGCTCGAACACATCGTCTGA